One genomic region from Leptospira licerasiae serovar Varillal str. VAR 010 encodes:
- a CDS encoding efflux RND transporter permease subunit produces MNEIVLIALKRPYTFVVLAILILFFGIQSIFKAPTDVFPNIKIPVISVVWGYQGMLPEDVAGRITYFFERALTSTVEGIKSINSRSYYGSSIINIELQPHTDLAGAEAEVAAISQTVVTSLPPDISPPMIMRLEASSVPVAMLQVTSEKMTPAELYNLAFMRIRSLLVTIPGAIIPQPYGGTPMQLLVSLDKQKLLSRNLSPMDVFKAFNEQSAVLPAGDQKIGKTDWMVMTNAIPIQVEDFNNIPIKRVGNSTFFMRDVASVALGGPPQLNSVLVDGKQSVLIVVMKSGDASTLDVVDGIRKTMPRIKEISPDDVEIKLLNDASIFVKDSIENVVHEMVLAAGLTGLVVLLFLGSWRATTIIATSIPLSLLSSIIGLHLIGESINVMTLGGLALAVGILVDDATVMIENIDTHIEMGKPLEKAIIDAANEIVIPTFVATLAIVIVWFPLFQLSGVSGWLFKPMAEAVALAMIASFILSRTLVPTMAKYLLTAHHSPEAHKHGSGPKSAAKNHTTPTSVKKTNSRFAFIMEWVDFLIRFQKGFERNFTEFRERYYILLQQVVGNRKKFVLVFLGIATGSLLLFYLNGRDFFPEIKAGTLQMHMRAPLGTRIEVSGRIATLVSEDIKKLLPGKVESVLSNCGLPVGPHNLAFIPTPTIGSQDCDLTISLKDEESPVWDYRQTLRKGLSELYPGTVFTFQPADLTAKILNFGSPSPIDIQINGMDLEKNFEFAQKLQGKLRTIPGSADVVIQQTMSTPTLLVDGNRSLGINLDLPMKSVAENMLLATSGSQQIDQEYWMDRKTGLSYQINIYVPQPQMRRTEDLLTVPVNRGDLQDNSENGIQLLGNVANITPTGTPGLVTHQNLLPLIDVYVSAEGRDLGGVLSDAQKIMESMKRELPRGAAIEILGQAETMRSAYIELIGGLFVAILLVYLLIVVNFQSWTDPFIIITALPGALAGIAWSLFLTRTYISVPALTGAIMCMGTATANSILVVSYARDRLAVHGDAVRAAIEAGYSRIRPVLMTASAMIIGMVPMSVSNSQNAPLGRAVIGGLAVATFATLFFVPCIYAIIYNNRAKIQKENSK; encoded by the coding sequence ATGAATGAAATCGTTCTCATTGCTCTAAAAAGGCCCTACACCTTCGTGGTCCTCGCTATTCTAATTCTGTTCTTCGGGATACAATCTATTTTCAAGGCCCCCACGGATGTTTTTCCAAACATCAAGATACCTGTCATTTCGGTAGTTTGGGGTTACCAAGGTATGCTTCCTGAAGATGTTGCGGGAAGGATCACTTATTTTTTTGAAAGAGCATTAACTAGTACTGTAGAGGGGATCAAAAGTATTAATAGCAGATCCTACTACGGAAGTAGCATCATCAATATTGAATTGCAACCTCATACAGATCTTGCAGGCGCAGAAGCGGAGGTGGCTGCGATCTCGCAGACAGTAGTCACTTCATTGCCTCCGGATATTTCCCCTCCTATGATTATGCGTCTGGAGGCGTCATCCGTTCCGGTTGCGATGCTCCAAGTCACATCCGAGAAGATGACTCCCGCAGAACTTTATAACCTCGCATTCATGAGGATCCGTTCTCTACTCGTCACTATTCCTGGTGCGATCATTCCTCAGCCATATGGCGGGACCCCGATGCAATTATTGGTCTCGTTAGATAAGCAAAAACTTTTATCTAGGAACCTATCGCCTATGGATGTATTCAAGGCGTTTAACGAGCAGAGCGCAGTGTTACCTGCGGGGGACCAGAAGATCGGCAAAACCGATTGGATGGTAATGACAAACGCAATCCCTATCCAAGTAGAAGATTTTAATAATATTCCGATCAAGAGAGTCGGGAATAGCACATTCTTCATGAGGGATGTTGCGAGTGTTGCATTAGGCGGCCCTCCCCAATTGAACTCGGTCCTCGTGGATGGAAAACAATCCGTCTTGATCGTAGTAATGAAGAGTGGCGATGCATCCACTCTTGATGTGGTAGACGGAATTCGTAAGACCATGCCTAGGATCAAAGAAATTTCTCCGGACGACGTGGAGATCAAACTATTAAACGACGCTTCTATCTTCGTTAAGGACTCTATAGAGAATGTAGTTCATGAAATGGTATTGGCTGCCGGTCTTACCGGACTTGTAGTGTTACTATTTTTAGGTTCTTGGAGAGCGACTACGATCATCGCCACTTCCATCCCGCTTTCTCTTTTAAGCTCCATCATAGGTCTTCATTTGATCGGAGAATCCATCAACGTAATGACCTTAGGTGGTTTGGCATTAGCAGTGGGTATCCTCGTGGACGATGCCACGGTTATGATAGAGAATATAGATACTCATATTGAAATGGGAAAACCATTGGAGAAGGCGATCATCGATGCTGCGAATGAGATCGTAATTCCTACATTCGTAGCAACTCTTGCGATCGTTATCGTTTGGTTCCCTCTTTTTCAATTGAGCGGAGTCTCCGGTTGGTTATTCAAACCGATGGCCGAAGCGGTCGCTCTCGCAATGATCGCGTCCTTCATTCTTTCGAGAACTCTTGTTCCAACCATGGCAAAATATTTGCTAACTGCTCACCATTCTCCGGAAGCTCACAAACATGGTTCCGGTCCTAAATCTGCAGCGAAAAATCATACAACTCCTACTTCCGTTAAAAAAACGAACTCCCGTTTCGCTTTTATTATGGAATGGGTCGATTTTTTAATACGTTTTCAAAAAGGATTCGAACGCAACTTCACCGAATTTAGGGAACGTTATTATATTCTTCTCCAACAAGTCGTGGGGAATCGCAAAAAGTTCGTGCTCGTATTCTTAGGGATAGCGACAGGTTCCCTTCTTCTATTCTATTTGAACGGTAGGGACTTCTTTCCTGAGATCAAGGCAGGAACCTTGCAGATGCATATGCGTGCTCCTCTAGGAACCAGGATAGAAGTGTCGGGAAGGATCGCCACCTTGGTTTCGGAAGATATTAAAAAACTACTTCCAGGTAAGGTTGAAAGTGTTCTGAGTAACTGCGGTCTTCCGGTAGGACCTCATAACCTTGCGTTCATCCCTACTCCTACGATCGGTTCGCAAGATTGCGACTTAACGATTTCCTTAAAAGATGAAGAATCTCCCGTATGGGATTACAGACAAACTTTGAGAAAAGGATTAAGCGAACTTTATCCAGGTACTGTATTCACATTCCAACCTGCAGACTTGACTGCAAAGATCCTGAACTTCGGCTCACCTTCTCCAATCGATATTCAGATCAACGGAATGGATCTGGAGAAAAATTTCGAATTCGCTCAGAAACTTCAAGGTAAACTAAGAACCATTCCGGGTTCGGCGGATGTAGTGATCCAACAAACAATGAGCACACCTACTTTGCTTGTGGATGGAAATAGAAGTTTAGGAATTAATCTTGATCTGCCTATGAAATCGGTCGCGGAGAATATGTTACTCGCAACTTCGGGAAGCCAACAGATAGACCAAGAGTATTGGATGGACCGCAAAACAGGTCTTTCTTACCAGATCAATATCTATGTGCCTCAGCCTCAAATGAGAAGGACGGAAGACTTACTCACTGTTCCTGTCAATCGAGGCGACCTACAGGATAATTCAGAAAATGGAATACAACTCTTAGGGAACGTAGCCAATATCACTCCAACTGGAACTCCCGGTTTGGTAACTCACCAAAACCTTTTACCTCTTATCGACGTATATGTTTCTGCAGAAGGCAGGGACTTAGGAGGAGTTTTGAGCGACGCTCAAAAGATCATGGAATCCATGAAGAGAGAACTTCCTAGGGGAGCTGCAATTGAGATCCTTGGCCAAGCGGAGACAATGAGAAGCGCCTATATAGAACTCATTGGCGGACTATTTGTGGCAATTCTTCTGGTTTATCTTTTGATCGTAGTGAACTTCCAATCCTGGACAGATCCGTTCATTATTATCACCGCATTGCCTGGCGCCTTAGCTGGAATTGCCTGGTCCCTGTTTCTCACACGCACATATATTTCGGTACCTGCCTTAACCGGAGCGATCATGTGTATGGGAACTGCTACTGCAAACTCTATATTAGTAGTTTCTTATGCAAGGGACCGTCTAGCAGTTCATGGAGACGCGGTAAGAGCCGCTATCGAAGCGGGATATTCACGGATCAGACCGGTACTTATGACCGCATCCGCAATGATCATCGGAATGGTGCCTATGTCCGTAAGTAATTCCCAAAATGCTCCTTTGGGTAGAGCAGTGATCGGAGGATTAGCTGTTGCGACGTTCGCTACTCTATTCTTCGTTCCTTGTATCTACGC